The following proteins come from a genomic window of Bradyrhizobium paxllaeri:
- a CDS encoding GreA/GreB family elongation factor, whose product MNNPSIPDVTLPASDHRRLERLAQAGADQGDVDARFLLSEINRAEVVPDRAARLDSVVTMGSWVTFWINWGVPSRTRQLVYPEDYASERTQIPVMSPLGAALVGLKVGSEIPFFTAGRTNVVRIERVSRGEANDVVRVLFRNPVVKGKKLFDDDDPGPSAA is encoded by the coding sequence GTGAACAACCCCTCTATTCCGGACGTCACTCTTCCGGCGTCTGACCATCGCCGCCTGGAGCGGCTCGCGCAGGCAGGCGCAGATCAAGGCGACGTGGACGCACGTTTTCTGTTGAGTGAGATCAACCGTGCGGAAGTCGTCCCTGATCGCGCAGCCAGATTGGACAGCGTTGTCACCATGGGTTCGTGGGTGACGTTCTGGATTAACTGGGGCGTCCCCAGCAGGACGAGGCAACTGGTCTACCCCGAGGACTACGCGTCCGAGCGAACCCAAATCCCCGTGATGTCACCGTTGGGCGCAGCGTTGGTGGGGCTGAAGGTCGGAAGTGAAATCCCCTTCTTCACCGCTGGGCGCACCAACGTCGTCAGGATCGAACGCGTCAGTCGAGGTGAAGCGAATGATGTTGTCAGGGTTTTGTTCCGCAATCCGGTGGTCAAGGGCAAAAAGCTCTTTGATGACGATGATCCGGGACCATCAGCAGCTTAG
- a CDS encoding Bug family tripartite tricarboxylate transporter substrate binding protein, with product MASRTLDRRAVTFGLAGALCMPSILRAQANYPDRPINVIVPFAAGGPTDAIARIYAEFISRDLGQTLVIENVAGAGGTIGSTRAARAAPDGYTIQIGQAGTHVSSVGLYKNLKYNPITDYEHLGLLGDLPQVLIVKRDLPPDNFKAFVDYVRANESKLNVGTAGPGSSAHMGAAMLNVRLGTKVNLVSYRGTGPAMNDLIAGQIDYMVEVSLTALAQIQAKTVRPLAVFRSARISTLPDVPSTNEFGVDGLDFPVWLGFLAPKGTPQPIVERLNASIRKATQDATLRARLAPLGLEVPEDAANTPAGFRAYVQSEIDRWVPLIHKAGLVID from the coding sequence ATGGCGTCTCGCACGCTCGATCGCCGCGCCGTCACGTTCGGCCTGGCTGGTGCCCTCTGCATGCCTTCGATCCTGCGCGCGCAGGCGAATTATCCGGACCGACCGATCAACGTCATCGTTCCCTTCGCCGCCGGCGGACCGACCGATGCGATCGCACGCATCTATGCCGAATTCATCTCGCGCGACCTCGGGCAAACGCTGGTGATCGAAAACGTCGCCGGCGCCGGTGGCACGATCGGCTCGACCCGGGCCGCCCGCGCGGCACCTGACGGCTACACGATCCAGATCGGTCAGGCCGGCACGCATGTATCGAGCGTCGGGCTTTACAAAAACCTGAAATACAACCCGATCACCGATTACGAACATCTCGGACTGCTCGGCGATCTTCCGCAGGTGCTGATCGTCAAGCGCGACCTTCCGCCTGACAACTTCAAGGCATTCGTCGATTATGTCCGCGCCAATGAATCGAAGCTCAATGTCGGCACCGCTGGCCCCGGCTCGTCGGCGCATATGGGCGCCGCCATGCTGAACGTGCGGCTCGGCACCAAGGTCAATCTGGTTTCCTATCGCGGCACCGGCCCCGCGATGAATGATCTGATCGCGGGCCAGATCGACTACATGGTCGAAGTGTCGCTCACCGCGCTGGCCCAGATTCAGGCCAAGACCGTGCGCCCGCTGGCGGTGTTCCGCTCGGCCCGGATTTCCACCCTGCCGGATGTTCCCTCCACCAACGAGTTCGGCGTCGACGGCCTCGACTTCCCGGTCTGGCTCGGATTCCTCGCGCCCAAGGGCACGCCGCAACCGATCGTGGAGCGGCTGAACGCCTCGATCCGCAAGGCGACCCAGGACGCGACGCTACGCGCCCGCCTCGCCCCGCTGGGCCTCGAAGTGCCAGAGGATGCGGCCAACACGCCAGCCGGCTTCCGCGCCTACGTCCAGTCGGAAATCGACCGCTGGGTGCCGCTGATCCACAAGGCCGGCTTGGTCATCGATTGA
- the rnk gene encoding nucleoside diphosphate kinase regulator — translation MSKTNRKSKAEIVLPPITVMENEARRLNALAGSSAMLFPRVAHFLAQEMERASVVADNSDLRGVVRMGSQVRYCDDKTGEVRDVVLVYPHEADITLKRVSVLTPVGAALIGLSVGQAIEFQTPGHNKRSLTVLGVSN, via the coding sequence ATGAGCAAGACTAATCGCAAGAGCAAAGCTGAAATCGTGTTGCCGCCGATCACGGTGATGGAGAACGAGGCCAGGCGTCTAAACGCCCTGGCCGGTTCGAGCGCGATGCTCTTCCCGCGCGTGGCCCATTTCCTCGCGCAGGAGATGGAGCGTGCAAGCGTGGTGGCGGATAATTCCGATCTGCGTGGAGTGGTCCGCATGGGCTCGCAGGTCCGGTACTGCGATGACAAGACCGGTGAAGTCCGGGACGTGGTGTTGGTGTATCCGCACGAAGCGGACATAACGCTAAAGCGCGTCTCGGTTCTTACGCCGGTCGGAGCTGCGTTGATCGGCCTGTCGGTTGGCCAAGCCATCGAGTTTCAGACGCCAGGCCACAACAAGCGGTCCTTGACGGTGCTGGGCGTGTCCAACTGA
- a CDS encoding ATP-binding protein codes for MAEVLSLISDSPTGIQEVFDRIVKNAARLCQSVLSAVYRRDGEQVHLVAHDQFSPESVAAVRKAYPAPLTSKNLISVAIRERRVVHEPDVLVSGGYSDLQKTSGYRSILVVPMLRDDVAIGAIAVMRLEPQLFAKAQVELLKTFAGQAVIAIENTRLFTEVQERTTQLSQSLEDLRAAQDSLVQTEKLAALGRLVAGVAHELNTPVGTSLTVASTLINKADRFEADVASGGVRRSSLTEFIATSREAASQVMINLHHAIDLIQSFKQVAADRNVSDRRGFNLAEVTEQVVKGLRFGLRRNLVVSVACEPDLAMNSYPGPYGQVLTNLVINSAVHAYPDGARGAVHIAAQASGKHNVEVLFSDDGCGMSPEIRRQVFDPFFTTRRDQGSTGLGLHIVHNIVTNRLGGRINLETRPGAGTKIRIIVPREAPLAPPAE; via the coding sequence ATGGCCGAGGTCTTGAGCCTCATCTCGGACTCGCCGACCGGTATCCAGGAGGTGTTCGACCGGATCGTCAAGAACGCCGCGCGGCTGTGCCAGAGCGTGCTGAGCGCCGTCTATCGCCGGGATGGCGAGCAGGTCCATCTGGTCGCCCACGACCAGTTCTCTCCGGAATCGGTGGCCGCGGTGCGCAAGGCCTACCCTGCCCCGCTAACCAGCAAGAACCTGATCTCGGTCGCCATCCGCGAGCGCCGCGTCGTGCACGAGCCTGACGTGCTCGTCTCCGGCGGCTACAGCGACCTGCAGAAAACATCGGGCTATCGCAGCATCCTCGTCGTGCCGATGCTGCGCGACGACGTCGCGATCGGCGCCATCGCGGTGATGCGGCTCGAGCCGCAATTATTTGCCAAGGCGCAGGTCGAGCTCCTGAAAACCTTCGCCGGTCAGGCGGTCATCGCCATCGAGAACACAAGGCTGTTCACCGAGGTCCAGGAACGCACGACGCAATTGTCGCAATCGCTGGAAGATCTCCGCGCCGCGCAGGACAGCCTGGTTCAGACCGAGAAGCTCGCCGCGCTGGGAAGGCTGGTGGCGGGCGTGGCGCATGAGCTCAACACCCCCGTCGGCACCAGCCTGACGGTTGCTTCGACATTGATCAACAAGGCCGATCGCTTTGAAGCCGACGTCGCCAGCGGCGGCGTGCGCCGCTCGAGCCTGACCGAATTCATTGCGACCAGCCGCGAGGCGGCCTCGCAAGTCATGATCAACCTCCATCATGCGATCGATCTGATCCAGTCGTTCAAGCAGGTTGCGGCCGATCGCAACGTCTCGGACCGCAGAGGTTTCAATCTCGCGGAGGTGACCGAACAGGTCGTCAAGGGACTGCGGTTCGGGCTGCGCAGAAATCTCGTGGTCAGCGTCGCATGCGAGCCCGATCTTGCCATGAACAGCTATCCCGGCCCCTACGGCCAGGTGCTCACCAACCTGGTCATCAATTCCGCGGTGCACGCCTATCCGGATGGCGCACGCGGCGCCGTCCATATCGCGGCGCAGGCCTCGGGCAAGCATAACGTCGAAGTGCTGTTCTCGGACGACGGCTGCGGCATGAGCCCGGAAATCAGACGCCAGGTGTTCGATCCCTTCTTCACGACCCGGCGCGACCAAGGCAGCACCGGCCTCGGATTGCACATCGTCCACAACATCGTGACCAATCGCTTGGGTGGCCGGATCAATCTGGAAACCAGGCCCGGCGCGGGAACGAAAATCCGGATCATCGTGCCGCGTGAAGCGCCGCTGGCGCCACCCGCAGAGTGA
- the pcaB gene encoding 3-carboxy-cis,cis-muconate cycloisomerase: MFDSALYRDVFSTPSMRAVFSDEAQLNAYVQAEVALAIAQGETGVIPRQAAEAIARQAPTIALDSEQLKRDTENVGYPIVGLVRQLSERLGESGRYLHWGATTQDIMDTATVLQLRDAVALIETQLAEVMTTLAGLARLHRDTPMAGRTHLQQALPITFGHKAAIWLSALQRSAERLEQARPRALQAQLGGAAGTLASLGDRGLDVRAAYARALGLAEPDITWHVARDGLVELVQTLAVICGALGKIGYDVMILMATEIGEVFEPFSSHRGASSTMPQKRNPISSEILLANAKASRDAASLMLDAMVQDLERATGPWHCEWLALPQVCLLTSGSLSQAQFMLSGLIVEPAAMKRNLDSTRGLIVAEAVMMGLAPALGRQSAHDEVYAACRDAFERGDALLDALLRRPAIASALPRDRLAALCEPSNYLGTAGSMVDRVLARQGKRSTQHTIDIWED; the protein is encoded by the coding sequence ATGTTCGATAGCGCCCTTTATCGCGACGTTTTCTCGACGCCTTCGATGCGGGCGGTATTTTCCGACGAGGCGCAGCTCAACGCCTATGTGCAGGCCGAAGTGGCGCTCGCCATTGCGCAAGGCGAAACCGGTGTGATCCCGCGCCAGGCGGCCGAGGCGATCGCGCGGCAGGCCCCGACGATCGCGCTCGATAGCGAGCAGCTGAAGCGCGACACTGAGAATGTCGGCTATCCCATCGTCGGCCTGGTCCGCCAGCTATCGGAGCGGCTGGGCGAATCCGGCCGCTATCTCCATTGGGGCGCGACCACCCAGGACATCATGGACACGGCGACCGTGCTGCAACTGCGCGACGCGGTCGCGCTGATCGAAACCCAGCTCGCCGAGGTCATGACGACGCTCGCCGGTCTCGCCCGCCTCCACCGCGATACGCCGATGGCGGGGCGAACCCATCTGCAGCAGGCGCTGCCGATCACGTTCGGGCACAAGGCCGCGATCTGGCTGTCGGCGCTGCAACGCTCGGCCGAACGGCTCGAACAGGCCAGGCCGCGTGCCCTGCAGGCGCAGCTCGGTGGCGCGGCGGGCACGCTGGCTTCGCTCGGCGATCGCGGCCTCGATGTACGCGCAGCCTACGCCCGCGCGCTCGGTCTCGCTGAACCCGACATCACCTGGCACGTCGCGCGCGACGGGCTGGTCGAGCTGGTCCAGACGCTGGCCGTGATCTGCGGCGCGCTCGGCAAGATCGGCTACGACGTCATGATCCTGATGGCGACCGAGATTGGTGAGGTGTTCGAGCCGTTCTCCTCGCATCGCGGCGCCTCCTCGACCATGCCGCAGAAGCGCAACCCGATCTCCTCGGAAATTTTGCTGGCGAACGCGAAGGCCTCGCGCGATGCCGCTTCGCTGATGCTGGACGCCATGGTGCAGGATCTCGAGCGCGCCACCGGGCCCTGGCATTGCGAATGGCTGGCCTTGCCTCAGGTCTGTCTGCTGACCTCCGGCTCGCTTTCGCAGGCGCAATTCATGCTGTCCGGACTGATCGTCGAGCCCGCGGCGATGAAGCGAAATCTCGATTCCACGCGCGGCCTGATCGTGGCCGAAGCCGTCATGATGGGCCTTGCGCCCGCGCTCGGCCGCCAGTCGGCCCATGACGAAGTCTATGCCGCCTGCCGCGATGCGTTCGAACGTGGCGACGCGCTGCTCGATGCCTTGCTGCGGCGTCCGGCCATCGCATCCGCACTTCCGCGCGACCGGCTCGCCGCGTTGTGCGAGCCATCGAACTATCTCGGCACCGCGGGTTCGATGGTGGATCGCGTGCTCGCGCGTCAAGGCAAACGATCGACACAACACACAATAGACATTTGGGAGGATTGA